DNA sequence from the Sulfurimonas sp. HSL3-1 genome:
GCAGCTCCGCAGCATCGAAGGCGCCCGTTTCATTGATGCAAGTTTTGAGGTCTCAAGCCTCCTCGTCGAAGAGGCGACCGAGCCCAAATCCTGAAGGAGCCGTGCCATGCAACACCCTGCAACCACTATCGACGACGTCCTCGCACGTCTGCGGCAGATCATCGACCATGCCAACGCGCGCGGCAGCACCATGGGCTATTTCGCGGCGCTGTACCACCGGGTGACGGCAGAGGTGAAACAGAAAATCGCCGAAGGCTATTTTGACGACGGCGGCAGGATGGAACGGCTGGATGTCCGCTTTGCCAACCGCTACCTGGAGGCCTACAACGCCTACCAAGCCGGGAGGCCGGTCACCCGGGCGTGGCAGTACGCTTTCGACGCAGCCGGTACGAAACGCTATATCGTCTTGCAGCATCTTTTTCTCGGGATGAACGCGCATATCAATCTCGACCTCGGCATCGCGGCCGCCGAGACCGCGCCCGGTGAAGCCATTACATCCCTCGAAAACGATTTCAAAAAGATCAATACCATTCTCACCGGTATGATCGACGAAGTCGAACAAGAACTGGCAACCATTTGGCCTGTGCTGCATCTGCTGGACCGGCTGGCCCTGCGTACCGACGAAACACTGGCCGCCTTCAGCATGGAAAAGGCCCGCGATGCGGCGTGGGGCAATGCCCTTGCACTGGCCCGCAGCGACGCGGCGGCCGCTGCAGTCTACATCGACGCCCTGGACAAAGAGGTCATCGGCTATGCGGCACTCGTCGCCCATCCCGGCCCCATCGCCACGACGCTTTTCCTGCTGGTCAGAGTGGGCGAGCGCGGCAGCGTGACAGAGAAAATCGCGGCACTAGACAGTGCCGCTTCATGAGGCTTGGTCAGCAACTTTGACAAGTGGGCGCGTTCGTTTTATAATCATAGACCCATCAACCCAAAAGGGATAAAAACGTGACAATTCCCCTCTATCAGATCGATGCGTTTGCCGCGCACATTTTCGAAGGCAACCCCGCCGCCGTCTGCCCCCTGGAGACCTGGATGGACGATACAATGATGCAGTGGATCGCCGCGGAAAACAACCTTGCCGAGACGGCTTTTTTCGTTAAGGAGGCCCAGGGATACCGTATTCGCTGGTTCACCCCGACGACGGAAGTAGACCTGTGCGGGCATGCCACGCTGGCGGCAGCCCATGTCCTCTTCAAACACCTCGGTTACAGAGGGGAGAGCATCACCTTCGATTCGCGCAGCGGGCCTTTGCACATCACCAGCAAAGGCGCATATCTCGCCCTCGATTTCCCTTCCGAACCTCCCCTGGCCGTCCCCGTACCGCCGGAGATCGTCACCGCGTTCGAAAAGCCGCCGGTCGAAGTGCTCAAAGGCAGCGACTATATCGTCGTCTTTCCCGACGGGGAGGATCTGACCAAACTCACCCCCGATTACGCTGCGCTCCGCGCCCTGGACCTGCGGGGGGTCTGCATTACGGCGCGGAATGAACGCTACGACTTCGTCAGCCGCTTCTTCGCCCCCAACTTCGGCATCGACGAAGATCCGGTCACCGGCTCCGCCCACACCCAGCTCACCCCCTACTGGGCCAAGCGGCTCGGCAAAAGAACACTCCATGCCAGGCAGGTCTCCCCCCGCGGCGGCGAACTGCGCTGCGAGCTGGCCGGGACAAGGGTGATCATCTCAGGACGCGCCGTTACGTATCTCACGGGCAGCATCTCCCTCTGAGGCCCCCGAGCGTCCGCTATCACCTACTCTCCTTTCCCCGAACGCGTTTACGCATGTCCTTTTGCGCTGCAATATCATACGTAACCGGGGCGCCGTCCGCGGCCCTCAAAAATGCGACGATCTTCCCGATCTCGTTTTCGCTCAGATTTGTTCTGAGCTGGTGGATTCCCATCACCTTGATCGCCTCTTCAAGCTTCTCAACGCTGCCGTTGTGAAAATAGGGAGCTGTTTTGACGGCATTGCGCAGCAGCGGTACCCTGAAGTATCTGTTTGGCGCCCCCGTAAAGCCTCCCCGGTTCTCAAAAGGGAATGCGATGCGCGGCAGAAGCGCTTTTTTTATGCCGAGTCTCCCCTCCGTGTGGCATGCGGAACACCCTGAAGATGTCATGACCGATGCGCGTTCACTCTCTTTTATCCGGTCAAAAAATCCTTTTTCTAGCAGCACGAGATCGTCCTCGTCCAGCTTCGCTTTCAGGTACTGCAGCCGCGCCGCGTCATTGTCGAATGCCCTCCGGCGCAACGCCTCGACGGCCAGGCCGTACCTCTTTGTGAGGCTGTCGATCTGTTTCGGACGTCCCATACTCCAGATCCTGTGATAGGAGAGCGGGAACTTCCTCACAGCCTGACCGCCAAGGCCGATCCCGTTGTGGCACCCCACGCACCCTTTGGTGATAAAAAACTTCAACCCCTCTTTCTCCCCTGCGTTCAGCGCATCCGTATACCCCAATAAAAAGTCATCGTACCGGCCCCTGGTCTGAAGGGTCTTTTCATAAGCGGCGATCGCGTCGACAATGGTGTCGAAAGTCACCCCTCTCCCGCCGTACACCCCCCTGAACCGCCCGTCATACTCCCCGTCGGCGCGGACCCTTCTCTCCGCCGCTTTCGGGGTAATGGCCATTTCAAAAGGGGCCTGCAAAGGCCCCCTGGCCTGATCCTCGAGCGTCTCGCTCCTGCCGTCCCAAAACAGTTTTTTCGAAAACGCCGTATTGAATACCGTCGGCGTATTGAGATGGTACGGATTCTCCCGCCGCAGATGGCCGACGGCGGTGGGGCGCCCGTCGGCACCGCCTTTGTCGAAACGGTGGCACGACGCGCAGCTGACATCCCGTCCCAGCGACAGGTTCCTGTCAAAAAAGAGCTTTTTTCCCAGCGCGATCTTTGCGGCCGAAAACGCTTCGGGCTCCTCATTCAGAAGGAGCATGAGTCCCGTATAACGTGCCGGTACGGGCTGCAGTCCGCTCTCATACGCCAGCAGAATCAGGTTTTCATCATCGCCGGCGATGAGATGCAGCGCCAGCAAGAAGATCATCAGGTATTTCATCTTTCAACTCCTTGACGGACAATCCTATTGCATCCGTCGATTTTCTTATGTGATCCGAATCACAGTTCGGCGTATCGGATGCGGGTACATTGTGATTTCCATGCCACCCAAGGAGTACTGAAAATGAAATTTATCCCTGCCGGATTCGTGTTGATGGTCGCCATCCTCGCCTCCAAACTGTTTTTGGCCTTTTACATCGACGATGTCAATCACTACAATCTTCACGCCGACCGGGAGAAAAAAAGCGAAGCGCAGCTCACCCGCATCGGCGAATCGCTCTATACGATCCACTGCACCTCCTGCCACGGCAAAAATGGGGATGGCAACAACGGCAAAGCGCAGAACCACACCTATCGCATCGCGGAAAAGTCCGTTCTGTACGTCATTGAAAACGGGTCGAATAACTTCAGGAGCGTCTATCCGTCCGGTATGCCGGCGGGACTGGTTGAGGGGAGTGACGCGAAGGAGATCGCACGGTTCGTGTCAAAAGGGCTGAAGGGAAACAAGCCAAAAAGGTGGTCGGTCTGTGCATCGTGTCATGATGAAAGCGGCGAAGGCATCGCCTTTGTCGCCCCCGACCTCAAAACCTACAGCGATACCCTGGTGGCGACCGTCCTGAGCAACGGGAAAAAGGGAGCGATCGGGACGATGCCGGTGTTCAGGGAGCGGCTCTCGAAAATCCAGATGTCGGGGTTGGCACACTACATCAGAAGCCTCCAGAGATGAACGCCGGCCTGCTGCGCTGGCGCACAGCGCAATCGCTTCTGGGGGCTTATGCCCTGCTCCTGATCTATGCCCTGCTCTTTCATCCGGCATTGGGGCTGGACCTGTTTTGGAACCTTCTCATCCCGGCGGCACCGATGATCCTCTTCCTCTCCATAGGAACGTGGCGCAATATCTGCCCCCTGGCGACCCTCTCCCTCCTGCCGAAACATACAGGCACTTCAAGGCGCCGCAAACTAAAACGGATCCAGCGTGAATGGCTTCAGCTCTCCGCCGTGGCCGTTTTGCTGACCGTCATCCCGCTGAGGCACGCCGTTTTCGACCTCAACGCTGCCGCGACCCTCTCGCTGTTGGCCGCTACGGGCATCGCGGCTGCCGCCGCAGGGTGGTTCTTTGAGGGGAAAAGCGGATGGTGTTCGGGGATCTGCCCGCTCTTTCCCGCGGAAACACTCTACGCAACGGACAATACTGCACCACCGACGAACGCACGTTGCCGCGTCTGCAGCCACTGTACCGCCCCCTGCCCGGACCGGACAGCGGGTGCTGCCATTACAGCCGGACGGGCTTCCAGGATCGCCAAAGTCACCGCCTTTACGCTCGCCGGGGTCTTTCCCGGATTTGTCTATGGATGGTTTTTCGTCCCCGACATGCACAACGCCGTGGATGCGGCATCACTCTTTTCCGTCTATGCCCCCGGGCTCTTTTTCGGCGCCCTCAGTGCGCTCGTCTATCTTTTTTTACGCCTGCGGCTGCCCGAGGGCACGGTACGCCTTTTGAGCGCCGCCGGGACGCTCTCCATCTATTACGGTTTCAGGCTGCCGGCGCTTTTCGGCTTCGGCCTCCAACCCGGGGACGGGGTTCTCATCGACTTGAGCCCCTTGCTCCCTCCCGCGGCAATCCATTGGTGTACCGCCGGGCTGACACTCTTTTTCTTCTACCGGGCCTATCGTGCACTCGGCAGAAAACAGGCGTGGCTGCGCGGCCCTGCATCCTACCAACGTGATCGCGATCACAGAAAAAGGTAGTCCCTTGCCGTATCCTGTAGGCTCAAAACGCTTTCACCGGTGCAAATAGTGTAAAATGGATTTCGAAAAGGAGCGGGGATGCATTTACTGGAGTACGAATTTTTCAAGGAGTTGAGCACGCAGGAGCAGCAGATGATCGAAGCGGCTTCCAAGCCGGTCGCACTGCCCATCGGCACCATCCTCTATTACGAAGGCGACGTCTGCGAGGAGATCCTCTTTTTGAAGCGGGGAAAGGTCAAGGTCTATCTCTCCCCGGAGAGCATCGCCGCCGGCGAGATGACCCTCTACTACATCGCCCCCGGCGAACAGTGCCTGGTCAATACGTTCAGTACCGTTACGGCCGACAAAGCGCTCGCCTCCGCAGTCGTCGACGAATCCATCGAGGGGTGGCTGGTGCCGAGGGAGAAGATCTTGTGGCTCATCAACAACTCCGAGAGCTACCGCAACTTCAAGATTGAGCTCTGCGGCAGACGGATCGGCACACTGATGGACCTCATCAAGTCGATCAAATTCGACCAGCTCGACCAGCGGCTGCTCAACTGGCTCTATGTGCAGGGGAAGGACACCCTGCATATTACCCATGACAAGATCGCCTCCATTCTGGGCGTTTCGCGCGAGGCGGTCAGCCGCAACCTCAAAAAGCTCGAAGCTTCCGGGAGCATTTCACTGTCGCGCGGAAAAATCTCCATCGCGGAGTAGGGCCGCGCCAAAGCGCCACAGACACGGCCGATAGCCTCAAAACGTACGCGTCTCTGCGCAGAGAGCATTGATTTTATGTATAATGGTGTCATTATTTCACAAAGGAGAAGACTATGACACATAGTAACGACCGATTTTACCGGCACGCATCACCATCCCATACTGCGATGAACCGCGCCCTTCTCCTACGCCTACTCCTTTCTCTATAAACACCCCTTTTTATTTTTGATTTCTGTTTTGCCTTCCAGGGCGGTGCACGCCCGTATGTAGGCATTCTTTTTCGTTTTTATTGTCAAGGAAAATGCTATGTATACCAAATACCGGCCCTACCCGGCCGTGACCATGGAGAAAAGAGCCTGGGCGGACAACACCGCCGACGTTGCCCCCGTGTGGGCCAGTACCGATCTGCGCGACGGCAACCAGGCGCTCAAAAACCCGATGGACATCCCCCGGAAAGTCGCCTATTTTCAGGCCCTGGTCGATTTCGGCTTCAAAGAGATCGAAATCGCCTACCCCAGCGCGTCGCAGACGGAGTTCGATTTCTGCCGGACGCTGATCGAGGATGGGATGATCCCGGACGACGTCACCGTCGGTGTTCTCGTACCCGCTATCGAACGCCATATCGTGCGCAGTTTCGAAGCGCTCCGGGGCGCGAAGCGGATCATCTTTCACCTGTACAACCCGACCGCCGCGAACCAGCGCGATGTCGTGTTCCGACGCACGGAAGAGGCGATCATCGGTCTGGCGGTACAGGGCGTAGCGTGGGTCCGACGCGAAGCGGAAAGATTTGGCGGCGAGGTCGTGTTCGAGTATTCGCCGGAGAGCTTTTCGCAGACCGAACTCCCCTTCGCGCTGGCGGTCTCCAACGCCGTCATCGACGCGTGGGGACCGACACCGCAAAGTCCGATGATTTTGAACCTTCCCAATACGCTGGAAGCCGGTTCGCCCAACATCTACGCTGACCGGATCGAGTGGATGGGGGAGCGTATCGCGCAGCGCGAGAGCGTCGTCATCAGCGTGCATCCGCACAACGACCGCGGCTGCGCCGTCGCCAGCGCCGAACTGGCCGTCTTGGCAGGCGCACAGCGCGTCGAAGGCACAATGCTGGGCAACGGCGAGCGCGCCGGAAACGCCGACCTCGTCACGATGGCCTTCAACTACTACGCGCAGGGCGTCGACCCGCGGTTGAACGTCGGGAAGGTCGACGACGTCCTCTCGCGGATCACGGCGATTATCGGCACCGAGGTGGCTGAGCGCCATCCCTATGTGGGTGCCATGATCTACAGCGCCTTTTCGGGTACCCACCAGGATGCGATCAAGAAAGGGATGGAGCACCGCCGCGCCAACAACACGCATACGTGGGAGGTCCCCTACCTCGCCATCGATCCGGCCGATATCGGACGCGCCTATAAAGACGCCGTCCGCATCAACTCCCAGTCGGGCAAGGGGGGCGTCGCTTACGTCCTCAAAGCGTGCTACGGCATCGAGGTCCCCGCCTCAGAGCAGACGGCACTCGCGGATGCCGTCAAAAAGCGCTCCGAAGCGCGTGGCGGCGAGATCGGCGCCGACGAAGTGCGCGCGATCTACGAGCAGATGGCGCAGCGCGCAGAGGCCAACAGCTGGAATGCGGCACAGTACGCCCGCCATGCCGGCTTCGTCTCGGCGCTGGCGCTCCCCGTCGTGGAACTACTCTCGCCAAGAGAGGGCGAAAGAATCCTCGACCTGGGCTGCGGCGAGGGGAGCCTCGCCGTGGAGATCCAAAAGCGCGGCGCCGACGTCGTTGCGGTCGATCTGAATGCCGACATGGTCGAAAGCGCCAGGGCCAAGGGCATTGACGCCTATGTCATGAGCGCGACACGTCTCCCTTTTGAGCGGCGTTTCGACGCGGTCTTTTCCAATGCGGTACTGCACTGGGTCACGGAGCCCCGCACGGCCGTGCGGCAGATCCGCCGGGCCCTGAAACCCGGCGGCAGGTTTGTCGCCGAGTTCGGCGGGCACGGCAATGCGGCGCAGGTCGTCGAAGCGATGCGAATGGTCTTTGAACGGCACCCCGAATTCGGCCCCTTTGAAAACCCATGGTACTTCCCGACCGGTGCCGAGTACAGGGCGCTGCTGGAATCGGAAGGGTTCAGGGTCGCCTCCGCCGAACTGATCGCGCGGCCGACGCCCGTCGACGACATCGCCCACTGGCTCGACCTCTTTGCCAACGGCATCGTCGCGCACCTGGAGAGCGCACAGCTCTCCTGCTTCAAACAGGAGGTGCGGACGCGGTTGGAACCGACACTGTACACTGCATCGGAAGGGTGGCATGTCGATTACGTTCGGCTGAAGGTCAAGGCGGTCAAAGAGAACCTCTAAATATTTTGACGCGCGCGGGGTCGAATCGCAGCGGCCTCGACACCTTCATAGACGCCGGTGCGCGGGAGTTTCCGACCATCTTTGTCAGCGCGGGACGGCGTGGGCTGGAGCTCGAGCTCTCGCCGGATGACCTGCAGACGTTGTCCTCCGCCGTTTTTGCGCCGTTGACCCAAACGCAATAAGATGACGGCAACAACACCGATTGAGGAGGCCGATATGGAACAGTTTCTGGCACCGTCGACCTATATCGACTATCACCATCCCGCCGTCATGGCCAAAGCGAAAGCGCTGGCAGAAGGGTTGAACGCCAAAGAAGACGTTGCCCGAGTCTGTTTCCAGTACGTCCGCGACGCGATCGCCCATACCGGCGACGCGGGCTGCGGGGCCTCGACGATCAAAGCGAGCGAGGTGCTGGAGCAGAAAACCGGCTGGTGCTATGCCAAGAGCCACCTCCTCGCCGCCCTGCTGCGTGCCAACGGCATCCCGGCGGCGCTCTGTTACCAGCGGCTAAGCTGCTCGGAGTACACGCCGGGCGTCTACTGCCTGCACGGCCTGAATGCCGTCTGGCTGGAGGCGTACGGCTGGTACCGCTGCGATCCCCGCGGCAACAAAGAGGGCGTCGATGCACAGTTCACCCCGCCCGTCGAACGGCTCGCCTTTGCCCTCGGTGAGCACGAGTATGACGTCGCGGGGCGTTTCGCAGAGCCCCTGCCCGAAGTCATCGACGCATTGCAGACCTACAAGAGCTACGAAGCCATGATCGGCCATTTTCCCGATCGCTCTGCCTGAGGGCATGACCGCCGCTGTTCAGCACTGATGGCTGACACGGCATTTTTGCTTGTAGTTTTCCGAAACAAAATCCCAGTTGATCAGATGCCAGAAATTTTCGACGTATTTCGGGCGCGCGTTCCGGCAGTCGATGTAATAGGCGTGTTCCCAGACGTCACAGGTCAGCAGCGGATGTTTCCCCTCCGTCTGTACCGGGGTGTAGGCGTTGGAACCGTTTTCGATCGCCAGTGCGCCGTTCTCATCGATAATGAGCCATGTCCACCCCGAACCGAACAGTGACGTCGCCGCCGCGGTAAACGCCTCTTTAAAGCCCTCGACAGAGTCGAATGCTTCCGCCAGCGCCGCGGCCAGCTCCTCCGACGGTGCCGTCTCACCCGGCGTAAGACATTTCCAGTAAAAGTCGTGATTAAATGCCTGCGCGCCGTTGTTAAACAGCGCCCCTTCCGCCGTTCTCAGGACGTCGAGCAGCGGCTTTCCTTCGTACGCTGAGCCCGTCATCAGGTCGTTGTACTTCTTCACGTAGGCCGCATGGTGTTTTCCGTGGTGATACGCCAGTGTTTCCGCCGAGATGTAGGGTTCGAGCGCATGCTCTTCAAATGGTAAGCTTGGTAGATTCAGATGCATAGGAGACTCCTTTGGATGCAGTGAATCTCTATTATCCATGATTTTTCAACAAGCGGAGATTAAAAAAAGCGTGCTGTATTTTTTATAATTTTTGTGAATATAACGTCAAGGGGTAAAGCGTCGATCTGGAACGTCGGAGCGCGGCAGCTGTTTTCCCCATAGGATCATGCGAAAAAGGTGCGCTTGACTACTTCGACATTGTGCAGGTGCATGTGCAAAGCGATCGCTTTGTCATCGGGTTTTTCCGCCTGGGCCGCAATCCACTTTTCGGGGGTGTACGCGGTGATGGCATCAAAGGTCTTCAAGATAGCCCTGTCCCAAATGGCGGGCCTGGGAACATCCGTGAACCGCCCCTGGTCATCTGCCCGTTTGAAGCGTATGAGCGCTTCGAGCAGCGTTTCATCGCTCTTAAAACGCTCAAAGAAATCCGTAATGTGGTAAATGCTCATCTGCGGAAGCTTGGGCAGCTTGGTGTGCATTTCGCTCAGAAAAAGGATCTGCGCTTTCATCTGCTCCGGGATCGCCATGTCGATCCGCGGCGCGATCTTGTCCGGGTCCCCGTGATGCGTGCCGTTGCCGTATGTCCGGAAACAGTAGGGTTTGGCAATGTCGTGGTAGAGCGCCGTCAGCTTCAGCAGCGGGGTCTCGTGTTTCAGCTCGCGTAGCACCATCATGACGTGCGCAAAGAGTGAAGCCTCGCGGTGGTACTTCGTCCCCTCTTTGAACGTCGTCAAGGCAAAAAGAGACGGGAACACGGCATCGAGTACCCCCAGCTCGAAGAGCGTTTCAAAAAAGAGGTGGGTATCCGGGAGCACGAGCACCTGCTGCACTTCGTTCCAGACCTGTTCCGGCGGCAGCTGCGTCAGCGCTTCGTGCATGCCGTAAATCAGGACCCTTGTCGTGGCATGAATGTTCCACCCGGTGCCGAACGTTGCACGCAGACGCGCCAACCGCAGGACGTTCAGCGGCGCTTCCGCAAAAGCCTCGGAAGCGTGGCGCAGCATCCGTTTCTCGATATCCTCCCGCCCGTTGCTGGGGTCGACATAGAGCTCTTCTTGTTCCTCGTAGGCGACGGCATCGATGCTCAGCCCCTGCCGCAGCAGCACCGCCTCAATGCTCTCCCCAGGGGCTGCCAGCGTCAGCGTACTGCCGTCTTCTCTCACAAAGTGCGGATGCGCCCCCTCCACCTGCTCCAGGTGCGCAAAATCCGCCGGCGCGTACCCTACGGCGACATACGCTCTGTCGCCGGAAGCCCTGCCCATCAGTGTGTCTCTGACAGCGGCGCCGACGAGGTAGATTCGCTTTTCCTGCACCTTGTTCTCCTTTATTGACGGATACCTAATCGATATGTGATGATCGTTTTATTTTGAATGCTGCCATTATATAGAAGATCACTCAAAAAGCGAAAAAACGATAGCGCTGGAAGAGGCATACGGAGAAGTGTACGGAGGTACGGTGAAGGGGTCGGCAGCGCAGGAGATGCGCCGCTGTTTTAGTTTTTGTCCTGGTCGACGATTTTGTTCGCCTTGATCCACGGCATCATTTCGCGCAGACGTGCACCGGTCTTTTCGAGCGGGTGCGCTTTGAGGTTGTTGCGCTCTGCGTTCATGCGCGGATAGCCCGCCTGGCCTTCGAGGACGAAGTCTTTGGCAAACTGGCCGTTCTGGATCTCTTTGAGGACCTGTTTCATCGCCGCTTTGGACTCTGCGTTGATGACGCGCGGGCCGGAGACCATGTCGCCGTACTCCGCCGTGTTGGAGATGGAGTAACGCATATCAGCGATACCGCCTTCGAAGATCAGGTCGACGATCAGTTTCATCTCGTGCAGACACTCGAAGTATGCCATCTCTTCCGGGTAGCCCGCTTCTGTCAGGGTTTCGAAACCGGCCTGGATCAGCGCGGAAACACCGCCGCAGAGAACAGCCTGCTCACCGAAAAGGTCTGTTTCCGTCTCGTCTTTGAAGGTCGTTTCGATAATACCCGTACGACCACCACCGATGGCGGAAGCGTAAGAGAGCGCAAGCTCCTTGGTCATGTTGGACGGGTTTTGACCGACGGCGATCAGGTCAGGGATACCGCCGCCTTTGACGAACTCGCTGCGGACCGTGTGGCCCGGCGCTTTCGGTGCGACCATCATAACGTTGATGTCGGCTGCCGGCTTGATGCGTCCGTAGTGGATGGAGAAACCGTGACCGAAAGCGATCGTCGCGCCCGGCTTGAGGTTCGGTGCGATTTCGTTCGCGTAGATCTCCGCCTGGTTTTCGTCCGGCAGAAGGATCATAATGACATCAGCCGCTGCGGATGCGTCGGCAACCGTCATGACTTCGAAACCTTTCGCTTCCGCTTTCGCCCAGCTGGAGCCGCCTTTGCGCAGACCGACAATTACTTCTACACCGCTGTCGCGGAGGTTTTCCGCGTGTGCGTGGCCCTGGGAGCCGAAACCGATCATCGCGACTTTTTTGCCCTTGATGATGCTGATATCGCAGTCTTTGTCATAGTACACATTCAATGCCATCAGTTAATCCCTTGGATTGTGGACGATCATCCCGCCTGTAAGGCGGTCCCCGCACCACAAAAATTTTGCGCATTGTACCAAAAAGTCGTGAAAGAGTAGTTTAGCTGCCGCTTAGGCCTTTGAAAACGGCAATTTCTTAATCGCCCCGCGCTTCGGGCATGCTAAAATTTCCAAAAAATTGCGGAAGAGAACGTATGAAAAAATTCAACCTCGTCAAAGAGATCATCTCCGTCGACAAACCGGCCATGATGGCCGCGGTCAACGGTGGAAAGCCCTTCGGCATCACCATGAAGGGGGAGATCCACTATCCCCCCTACGATGCGCGCAGCTGCTACCTTTTCCAGGGCAGCGTCGCGCGCCCGGCGCCCTCGGCCCTGATGCCGACTCAGCCAAAAAGCCTTGCCGAACTGCTCGGCGGGAACATGCAGGTCGTCGAAGTCGAAGACCGCATCCTCATCAAGGCCG
Encoded proteins:
- a CDS encoding DUF5995 family protein — protein: MQHPATTIDDVLARLRQIIDHANARGSTMGYFAALYHRVTAEVKQKIAEGYFDDGGRMERLDVRFANRYLEAYNAYQAGRPVTRAWQYAFDAAGTKRYIVLQHLFLGMNAHINLDLGIAAAETAPGEAITSLENDFKKINTILTGMIDEVEQELATIWPVLHLLDRLALRTDETLAAFSMEKARDAAWGNALALARSDAAAAAVYIDALDKEVIGYAALVAHPGPIATTLFLLVRVGERGSVTEKIAALDSAAS
- a CDS encoding PhzF family phenazine biosynthesis protein; the encoded protein is MTIPLYQIDAFAAHIFEGNPAAVCPLETWMDDTMMQWIAAENNLAETAFFVKEAQGYRIRWFTPTTEVDLCGHATLAAAHVLFKHLGYRGESITFDSRSGPLHITSKGAYLALDFPSEPPLAVPVPPEIVTAFEKPPVEVLKGSDYIVVFPDGEDLTKLTPDYAALRALDLRGVCITARNERYDFVSRFFAPNFGIDEDPVTGSAHTQLTPYWAKRLGKRTLHARQVSPRGGELRCELAGTRVIISGRAVTYLTGSISL
- a CDS encoding cytochrome-c peroxidase, which translates into the protein MKYLMIFLLALHLIAGDDENLILLAYESGLQPVPARYTGLMLLLNEEPEAFSAAKIALGKKLFFDRNLSLGRDVSCASCHRFDKGGADGRPTAVGHLRRENPYHLNTPTVFNTAFSKKLFWDGRSETLEDQARGPLQAPFEMAITPKAAERRVRADGEYDGRFRGVYGGRGVTFDTIVDAIAAYEKTLQTRGRYDDFLLGYTDALNAGEKEGLKFFITKGCVGCHNGIGLGGQAVRKFPLSYHRIWSMGRPKQIDSLTKRYGLAVEALRRRAFDNDAARLQYLKAKLDEDDLVLLEKGFFDRIKESERASVMTSSGCSACHTEGRLGIKKALLPRIAFPFENRGGFTGAPNRYFRVPLLRNAVKTAPYFHNGSVEKLEEAIKVMGIHQLRTNLSENEIGKIVAFLRAADGAPVTYDIAAQKDMRKRVRGKESR
- a CDS encoding c-type cytochrome, whose translation is MKFIPAGFVLMVAILASKLFLAFYIDDVNHYNLHADREKKSEAQLTRIGESLYTIHCTSCHGKNGDGNNGKAQNHTYRIAEKSVLYVIENGSNNFRSVYPSGMPAGLVEGSDAKEIARFVSKGLKGNKPKRWSVCASCHDESGEGIAFVAPDLKTYSDTLVATVLSNGKKGAIGTMPVFRERLSKIQMSGLAHYIRSLQR
- a CDS encoding Crp/Fnr family transcriptional regulator — translated: MHLLEYEFFKELSTQEQQMIEAASKPVALPIGTILYYEGDVCEEILFLKRGKVKVYLSPESIAAGEMTLYYIAPGEQCLVNTFSTVTADKALASAVVDESIEGWLVPREKILWLINNSESYRNFKIELCGRRIGTLMDLIKSIKFDQLDQRLLNWLYVQGKDTLHITHDKIASILGVSREAVSRNLKKLEASGSISLSRGKISIAE
- a CDS encoding 2-isopropylmalate synthase; this encodes MYTKYRPYPAVTMEKRAWADNTADVAPVWASTDLRDGNQALKNPMDIPRKVAYFQALVDFGFKEIEIAYPSASQTEFDFCRTLIEDGMIPDDVTVGVLVPAIERHIVRSFEALRGAKRIIFHLYNPTAANQRDVVFRRTEEAIIGLAVQGVAWVRREAERFGGEVVFEYSPESFSQTELPFALAVSNAVIDAWGPTPQSPMILNLPNTLEAGSPNIYADRIEWMGERIAQRESVVISVHPHNDRGCAVASAELAVLAGAQRVEGTMLGNGERAGNADLVTMAFNYYAQGVDPRLNVGKVDDVLSRITAIIGTEVAERHPYVGAMIYSAFSGTHQDAIKKGMEHRRANNTHTWEVPYLAIDPADIGRAYKDAVRINSQSGKGGVAYVLKACYGIEVPASEQTALADAVKKRSEARGGEIGADEVRAIYEQMAQRAEANSWNAAQYARHAGFVSALALPVVELLSPREGERILDLGCGEGSLAVEIQKRGADVVAVDLNADMVESARAKGIDAYVMSATRLPFERRFDAVFSNAVLHWVTEPRTAVRQIRRALKPGGRFVAEFGGHGNAAQVVEAMRMVFERHPEFGPFENPWYFPTGAEYRALLESEGFRVASAELIARPTPVDDIAHWLDLFANGIVAHLESAQLSCFKQEVRTRLEPTLYTASEGWHVDYVRLKVKAVKENL
- a CDS encoding transglutaminase family protein, with protein sequence MEQFLAPSTYIDYHHPAVMAKAKALAEGLNAKEDVARVCFQYVRDAIAHTGDAGCGASTIKASEVLEQKTGWCYAKSHLLAALLRANGIPAALCYQRLSCSEYTPGVYCLHGLNAVWLEAYGWYRCDPRGNKEGVDAQFTPPVERLAFALGEHEYDVAGRFAEPLPEVIDALQTYKSYEAMIGHFPDRSA
- a CDS encoding superoxide dismutase, translated to MHLNLPSLPFEEHALEPYISAETLAYHHGKHHAAYVKKYNDLMTGSAYEGKPLLDVLRTAEGALFNNGAQAFNHDFYWKCLTPGETAPSEELAAALAEAFDSVEGFKEAFTAAATSLFGSGWTWLIIDENGALAIENGSNAYTPVQTEGKHPLLTCDVWEHAYYIDCRNARPKYVENFWHLINWDFVSENYKQKCRVSHQC
- a CDS encoding polynucleotide adenylyltransferase; translated protein: MQEKRIYLVGAAVRDTLMGRASGDRAYVAVGYAPADFAHLEQVEGAHPHFVREDGSTLTLAAPGESIEAVLLRQGLSIDAVAYEEQEELYVDPSNGREDIEKRMLRHASEAFAEAPLNVLRLARLRATFGTGWNIHATTRVLIYGMHEALTQLPPEQVWNEVQQVLVLPDTHLFFETLFELGVLDAVFPSLFALTTFKEGTKYHREASLFAHVMMVLRELKHETPLLKLTALYHDIAKPYCFRTYGNGTHHGDPDKIAPRIDMAIPEQMKAQILFLSEMHTKLPKLPQMSIYHITDFFERFKSDETLLEALIRFKRADDQGRFTDVPRPAIWDRAILKTFDAITAYTPEKWIAAQAEKPDDKAIALHMHLHNVEVVKRTFFA
- the ilvC gene encoding ketol-acid reductoisomerase, which gives rise to MALNVYYDKDCDISIIKGKKVAMIGFGSQGHAHAENLRDSGVEVIVGLRKGGSSWAKAEAKGFEVMTVADASAAADVIMILLPDENQAEIYANEIAPNLKPGATIAFGHGFSIHYGRIKPAADINVMMVAPKAPGHTVRSEFVKGGGIPDLIAVGQNPSNMTKELALSYASAIGGGRTGIIETTFKDETETDLFGEQAVLCGGVSALIQAGFETLTEAGYPEEMAYFECLHEMKLIVDLIFEGGIADMRYSISNTAEYGDMVSGPRVINAESKAAMKQVLKEIQNGQFAKDFVLEGQAGYPRMNAERNNLKAHPLEKTGARLREMMPWIKANKIVDQDKN